GGTGCGCTTTCTTGATCAGCACGGCGACCCCGCTGATGTGCGGCGTGGACATGGACGTGCCGGACATGATGTCGAACTTGTACGCCATCTCGTTGGGCGGCTGGGCGAGCCCGTTGGGCATGGGGACGGCGGCGATGATGTTCACTCCCGGGCCGGTGATGTCGGGCTTGAGAATCCCCTGGTTTTGCCTGCTCGGGCCCCGTGACGAGAATGGCGCCACGACCGGCGCCATGCGGTTGCCGAGCAACGCCCCTTTGAAGACCAGCTGAGCGGTCGGGCTCTGCGTGGAATTCACGTACGCCATGATCTTCTCCAACCACTTGGATTCTACTTGCGTTGCTGGGAGGGCATGCGCCTTGGGTGAGATCACCGAGCCAGCCTCCTCCGGTTGAACGATGATCATGGCGATAGCGCCGGCGTCGTGCAGGATGCTTCCCTTCTCGAGGTTGGTCAGGTTGCCGCCGGAGATGCAAAGCATTATCTTTCCGGCGACTTGCTTGGCCGTCAGGACGGTCTTGTCCGAGCATGTGCCGTCGGCGGCAGTGTCCATCACCAAAGGCTGCTGCACGCTCACGTAGGTGCTCGGCTGGTAGTGCGATTCGCCGTTGATCACAAGCCCATTGCCAAACTTGACGTCCGCAGAGAAAGTCCGGTCAGTTGTGGCCGCAGCCACGGTGAGCAGCCACGGGGCCTCGTTGGCAACTGTGGCCGGGGACGGGCCTTGGTTCCCAGCCGATGTGCAGACAAAGACGCCTCTCATGACGCCGCTGAATCCCCCCAGCGCAATGGGGTCGGCGGCGAAGTCTCCGGCGTCATCAGCGCCGAGCGACATGGAGAGCACGTCGATGCCCTCGTCGAGGGCGTCGTCGATCGCCGCGAGTATGTCGTCGCGGTCGCAGCCCTTGCCCACGAAGCACACCTGGTAGAAGGCCAGGTGCGCGCGGGGCGCCATGCCGGCCGCCGTGCCGAAGCCGCTGCCCATGGCGTTGGCACCCGGCACGAACGCGCCGGCCGCCGTGCTCGACACGTGCGTCCCGTGCGCGCTGTCGTCGATGGGCAGAACCGGGTCGTCGATCCCTTCCCACCTCCACTTGGCCGACTCGTAGAAGGAGCGCGCGCCGATGAGCTTGTTGTTGCACACGGAGCGGTTGAAGTCGCAGCGGCCCTTCCActtggcgggcggcggcggcatgcCGGTGCCGTCGAACGACGGGTGCGCGCCGGCGATGCCGCCGTCGAGGATGCCGATGATCATCCCCTCCCCCATGTTGGTCCTGTTCCAGACGCCGGCGTGGAACAAGGGGCCGGTGAGCCCGAGCATCCGCGGCGTGTGCGTGGTCGTGAGCTGGTAGGTCTGCTCCGGCAAGGCCTTGAGGAACCAGTCCTTCTCGCCCATATGGTGCAGCTCGTCGGGGGTGAGGCGGGCGGCGAAGCCATTGATGACGGTGCGGTAGGAGTAGATGAGGCGTTCCGCGGCGCCCGGGTCCGCGTCGAGCTGCTCCTTGGCCTGATCGCACACGGACGCCACCAGCGAGGCGTGCCAGCTCGACACGGTCTTGTACACGTTCCGGTCGTACTCGTACGGCGTGCGCACGATGACGAGGTAGTTCTTGTGCTCGCCGTGGTCGTTGTGGGCAAcgacggcggtggcggtggcggccaCGAGGAGGAGGGCGGCCAAGCGCCCCGGATAACCCATCGGAGAAGAAGCAAAAGCTAGAGAGGAAGGCCAAGGGGGCCGAGAGAAATATGCAACTTGTCCCAAACTTGTGCATGCGTGGTCGATGCGCCTAATATAGCAACGGCATGCAGGATTTGAGGCGGACTGTTTGCGCCACGAGCTCCATTGTTACGCTTCATTCGAGCATGGCAGTGCATGTGGGGGGAAACGGAAGAGGACTCTGCACCCCACGTTGCCGAACACTGAGATGGAAATGCCGGTATAAATGCACATTTATCAAACCCAACTATTGATCGTTCCTACAAACCGTAGAGATCGATTTCAACGCGTCACCTGTCAGCAAGCCATTATGGTGTACATTCATATGGTGTCCATTCATATTTTGAGACGAGACGGAGGTAGTACTAGATACGTGGTGCGGCTTGTCGCGCATTGCCCTCGAAAGAGCGAGCACCATACTTGAGTCTTCATTATTAAGTACCGTAAATTCAAACTGCATACTCATTTTAAGACGGAGATAGTACTAGATACGTGGTGCGGCTTGTCGCGCATTGCCCTCGAAAGAGCGAGCATCATACATGAGTCTCCATTATTAAGTACCGTAAATTCAAACGGCATACCCACAAGTAATCTAGCACACATCAAATTGTCGTACAACATAACCAAAGGAAATTGCATGGATTACATAGGTAGGAAATACTATAAAATTTGACGGGAACATAAGAGTATAAATGAATACAAAAGATTCTATGCTGAGTTGTAACATTTGAATAAGCATCGCTTGAATTCATTAAGGTTTTCCAGATTGTACAAACTCACTGGGATTGGCATCTGCGACTTGCAACGCACCGATATTGCGATGCGCGTGCGTTGGCTCTAGCTTCTCGCGACTGACCCACAACGCCCCTGGCGGAACTTACCACCGCCATGCAAGCCCGAGGTTCGACAAATATTCCGCACCTCCACTTCTTGGACTCTCAGCGACGGGCGAACTTGCAAATTCTGGTTTGATCACTGGCTCGACGGCGCTTCCATTGCCGAGATTGCACCAGCGCTTACTTCTCTCGTTCCTCGACACCGGCGGAAGCAACACCTCGTCTCGGAGGCTCTAGACTCCCAACCTTAGTTCCTTGACATTGGTGGCAGCCTGAGTCCAGATGCCACGGTTCAGTACGTCGATGTTTGGTGTCGTCTTCGCGGCATCACTCTATCTTCCTCCCCAGACTAGATCCGCTGGCGTTGGACCGACAATGGCGCCTACTCGGTGTGTTCCTGCTACTTCGTTGGAAACCTTGGGCTCCGCTTAGCGTCAAGGTCTTCCTATGGCTTGCGGGCCTtgacaaatgctggatagcatgGCACCTCGCCCATCGAGGCTTGCCACATGCTCCTGCTTGTGTCCTTTGCGACCAATGCGACAAGACTATCCACCACCTACCGGTCAGTTGTGTCTTCGTCCGTAGCATCTGGCACAAGGTGTTTCGCTCGTGCGGTCGTGCCGCATCCCGGCAATGCCACCCGACAACTCCTCTGATTTCTACGAATGGTGGTCATCGATCGAAAATTTGGCACGAGACACCTAAAGACACTCGCACCCCTGCGCGGCCGAGTAAACTTTCCCAGACTCTTCTCCTGCCTGCGTGGCACCACCATTcctgctccccccccccccccccccccccacgcgcCGCCATTGCCATCGATGATCGCGGCTCCAGCCGGAATGGGTTGCCAAGACCCTTCCGCCACCCCATTGGCCACCGACATTGTGTCACCGCCGCTAACGACCCCCGCGTTGCCGCTCGCACCGAAGAAAGATTGGA
The sequence above is a segment of the Aegilops tauschii subsp. strangulata cultivar AL8/78 chromosome 6, Aet v6.0, whole genome shotgun sequence genome. Coding sequences within it:
- the LOC109779299 gene encoding subtilisin-like protease 4, which gives rise to MRDKPHHVSSTTSVSSQNMNGHHMNVHHNGLLTVFGNVGRIDHACTSLGQVAYFSRPPWPSSLAFASSPMGYPGRLAALLLVAATATAVVAHNDHGEHKNYLVIVRTPYEYDRNVYKTVSSWHASLVASVCDQAKEQLDADPGAAERLIYSYRTVINGFAARLTPDELHHMGEKDWFLKALPEQTYQLTTTHTPRMLGLTGPLFHAGVWNRTNMGEGMIIGILDGGIAGAHPSFDGTGMPPPPAKWKGRCDFNRSVCNNKLIGARSFYESAKWRWEGIDDPVLPIDDSAHGTHVSSTAAGAFVPGANAMGSGFGTAAGMAPRAHLAFYQVCFVGKGCDRDDILAAIDDALDEGIDVLSMSLGADDAGDFAADPIALGGFSGVMRGVFVCTSAGNQGPSPATVANEAPWLLTVAAATTDRTFSADVKFGNGLVINGESHYQPSTYVSVQQPLVMDTAADGTCSDKTVLTAKQVAGKIMLCISGGNLTNLEKGSILHDAGAIAMIIVQPEEAGSVISPKAHALPATQVESKWLEKIMAYVNSTQSPTAQLVFKGALLGNRMAPVVAPFSSRGPSRQNQGILKPDITGPGVNIIAAVPMPNGLAQPPNEMAYKFDIMSGTSMSTPHISGVAVLIKKAHPTWSPAAIKSAMMTTTDTRDGRRMPMLDQDGLPANLISMGAGYINPTRAMNPGLVYNQSAHDYIPYLCGLGYNDHEVSSIIHPAPPLSCKQLPVIHQKDLNYPSITVYLDKEPYAVNVSRALTNVDNDVGVYAASVELPPSLSAKVTPDILGFRDVNQVQTFTVTIRTKDGQKMKERIAEGQLKWVSRKHVVRSPILVSSKKFFKENSMANNGQRVGDS